In one Pseudomonas sp. 31-12 genomic region, the following are encoded:
- a CDS encoding non-ribosomal peptide synthetase, with translation MNAEDSLKLARRFIGLPLEKRQMFLAALQKEGVDFARFPIPAGVEAEDRQALSYAQQRMWFLWQLDPQSGAYNLPGAVRLTGRLNLPALEQAFASLVARHETLRTVFQRQADDTLLQVPASAPLVIDQVDFSALSAAEREVAVAQAAEQQSVLPFDLSVGPLLRVTLLKLADEEHVLLLTLHHIVSDGWSMNVLIDEFIRCYDAFEAGTQPQLAALPIQYSDYALWQRRWLEAGEQALQLDYWQAQLGDEHPVLELPTDHPRPAMPSYRGTRYEFAVDAQLAEQLRATAQKHNITLFMLLLGAFNALLHRYTGQTDIRVGVPIANRNRAEIEGLIGFFVNTQVLRTKLDGQTRVDELLRAIKETALGAQAHQDLPFERLVEALKLERSLSHTPLFQVMYNHQPQVADISTVSTASGLALGVIEWEGRTTQFDLTLDTYEKGGKLHAALTYANDLFDAATIARMAQHWTHLLQGMVSDSQQRISDLPLLESGEYQRIVHDWNRADESFPQDLCIHQLISQQVTASPDALAVTFATQQLTYAELDGQANRLAHKLIELGVGAEVRVGVAMQRSDNLLVALLAVLKAGGAYVPLDPDYPAERVAYMLEDSRALVLLTEQSVAATLTVAAETQVLLMDDMTWAAYPTSAPVTRVAPDNLAYVIYTSGSTGKPKGVAIAHRNVLALIDWSKSVYSREDIQGVLASTSVCFDLSVWELFVTLANGGSVIIARNALELPQLPARDQVRLINTVPSAIAALQRDGQIPPSVRIINLAGEPLKQSLVEALYQQPTVEHVYDLYGPSEDTTYSTWTRREAGGRANIGRPLKHTASYVLDADLQPVPQGVSAELYLSGAGITRGYLARPGMTAEKYVPNPFASNGERLYRTGDLTRYQADGSLQYVGRIDHQVKVRGFRIELGEIEARLLQQAPVRELAVLAQDGVNGQQLVAYIVPSDPALMDDADAQATLRESLKAALRQHLPDYMVPAFLLFLAQLPLTPNGKLDRKALPAIDGSQQQREHVAPRTAMEKALAAIWQDVLAIDNVGLEDNFFELGGDSIVSMQVVSRARQAGIVLSPKDLFQHQTIRSLAQAARSGEQSLIDQGPAVGAVALASVQQWFFEQVIPERQHWNQSLLLVPREALNVEALDRALEQLLTHHDSLRLRYEQTAEGWQQAYAAPTTESVLWQRQVQSVEELNALCDEAQRSLDLQNGPLMRALLVTMADATQRLLLVIHHLAVDGVSWRVLLEDLQQFYSGGNVSLAKTSTYQRWVARLQDHLPVFENSLGHWQTQLKNAPSDLPCDRPNGALQNRFEHKLEIKLDAEQTRKLLQHAPAAYRTQVNDLLLTALARAVCRWSGQGSTLIQLEGHGREDLFDDIDLTRTVGWFTSLFPVNLMPSSELGASIKTIKEQLRAVPDKGLGYGALRYLGSPAIRAELAALPQPRITFNYLGQFDRQFDDAAMFVPSTEGNGVAQDPSAPLGNWLTVEGQVYGGELSLSWGFSREMFDAATIQRVADDYAQELNALIEHCCAVEATQATPSDFPLARISQTQLDELPVATLEDLYPLSPMQQGMLFHTLYEPEVGAYISQLRLDIQGLDPQRFTQAWQTALERHDILRSSFHWLGLDTAHQAIVRNVALPLEVLEATDTDALADAERAEGFELGTAPLFRLKLVRTGANDWHLIYTSHHILMDGWSNAQLLAEVIQHYAAGPSLPVPTGQYRDYLGWLQQQSAAAGEQFWKAALAPLEAPTLLAEALRPPVSVEGSEECRVALDSRATQRLAEFARQQKVTLNTVLQAAWSLLLHRYTGQDCVVFGATVAGRSAPLPGIEQQLGLFINTLPLVCAIKPDQTVSQWLGELQGLNLAMREFEHVPLYDIQGWAGQQGSALFDSLLVFENFPVAEALKQGAPAGLSFGNLHNHERTHYPLTLGIELGEGLSLDFSYDAARFSAAQVAELSANLQHLLAQLVSQPDAALGALELLDLDGKNALLAISQPPPIGLSTTLLVHEQIAAQAAATPDALALQVDGQPLSYAQLNTQANRLAHRLIENGAGPGKRVGLALHRGPQLIVSLLAVLKSGAAYVPLDPKYPNERLAYMIGDSRLDVLLCESGLLEDVRGVPRLTLDDNAGYPESDPHNHAVAEDLAYIIYTSGSTGQPKGVAIAHAALREFCQGAADYSLLSASDRVLQFATFSFDGFVEQCFPALCVGAALIMRGDEVWDAGRLAAEIVQHGVTVADLPAAYWHLLARECASDVVSNLGALRQVHVGGEAMSVEGLRFWHQAGLSHVRLLNTYGPTEATVVSSVHECRLEDASDAFGIPIGRAIAGRALYVLDAAGQLLPSGGVGELCIGAPACLAQSYFDRPALTAERFLPDPFAREPGARLYRSGDLARYNAEGHLEYVGRIDHQVKIRGFRIEMGEIEACLQAREDVREAAVIAQDGSQLVAYIVANGTVASETEYLEGLKAVLRQSLPEYMVPNHLILLAKLPLNNNGKLDRRALPRAEARDGLRDFVVPAEGLETQLALIWQDVLQVGQVGRDDNFFELGGHSLLVLQVISRVRQQLQLELSVSSLFSAANLAEFAGRAALANSSGQPLLQHAAVDQPPILSYAQQRQWILWQLDPQSPAYNIPAALHLKGPLNRDALREAFTQLQVRHQTLRTTFEQDGLQARPVLHDTLTLQLEQRTLDQSSVDAAVAEEIARPFDLRNGPLWRVLLLQVNTDEHVLVLTVHHIAADGWSMQVMVDEFSALYQAAACGRAAGLADLPVNYSDYARWQRDWLEAGEGARQLTWWREQLAGNQTPLELPSELTRPARRTERGASLMLNVDRDLLAGLRQRAQEQQVTLFMLLLASFQTLLHRQSGQSSISVGVPSAGRSRLETEGLIGFFINTQVLRAEIDGQQPFSTLLQQVKQTALGAQAHQDLPFEQLVDALQPDRSLNHSPLFQVLYNHQQQLGASVERTVADLNVERLHWQQHTTQFDLVLDTQEQGEALDASLTYATDLYDEASMQRLAEQWLSLLRAVVSDPQQRVAELPLIDGSQQEALVQHWNPAFLAQPTSPTLHQLFEAQAAQRPNAIALTYEGEQLTYAALNAQANRLARTLRELGVGPEVRVGIATERAMPLVIGLLAILKAGGAYVPLDPQYPAERLSYMIEDSGITLLLTQQHLIDGLPVLDGLQVLSLESLQLDAFSDDNLSALATPDNLAYVIYTSGSTGRPKGALLSHGNVGRLLTATAGEFNFGPDDVWTLFHSYAFDFSVWELFGSLCTGGRLVIVPYYISREPQEFHRLLCDEGVTVLNQTPTAFRQLLPIACASPRSMALRQVIFGGEALEVASLRPWFERFGDQQPTLVNMYGITETTVHVTYRAIRLADLDAKAQSPIGLPIRDLRWYLLDSQLQPVPVGVAGELYIAGAGLARGYHGRFGLTAERFVPSPFEASQRLYRSGDLARQRADGSIDYLGRIDQQVKVRGFRIELGEIEAALLAQPGVRQAVLSVHAGESGPQLCAYVVAEQTPTAPIAWRDNLRAALKVDLPDYMVPSHWLLLDALPLTGNGKLDRKALPVPDAQEWQRPFEAPEGDLEQQLAAIWADVLGVAQIGRRDNFFELGGHSLLAAQASARVELELGIELPLRALFESTDLQAYAAMAGQHAPADNDARLDALESLLDEMEIN, from the coding sequence ATGAATGCTGAAGACTCCTTGAAACTTGCTCGCCGGTTTATCGGGTTGCCCCTGGAAAAGCGCCAGATGTTCCTTGCGGCCTTGCAAAAGGAAGGCGTTGATTTCGCCCGGTTTCCCATTCCTGCCGGTGTCGAAGCCGAAGACCGCCAGGCGCTGTCGTACGCCCAGCAACGCATGTGGTTTCTCTGGCAGCTCGACCCGCAAAGCGGCGCCTATAACCTGCCCGGCGCGGTGCGTCTGACCGGGCGGTTGAACCTGCCGGCGCTGGAGCAAGCCTTCGCCAGCCTGGTGGCGCGTCACGAAACCCTGCGCACGGTGTTCCAGCGCCAGGCCGACGACACCTTGCTGCAAGTGCCGGCCAGCGCGCCGTTGGTCATCGATCAGGTGGATTTCAGCGCGCTATCGGCCGCTGAGCGCGAAGTGGCAGTCGCTCAAGCGGCCGAGCAGCAATCAGTGTTGCCGTTTGATCTGTCCGTCGGCCCGCTGCTACGCGTCACCTTGCTCAAGCTCGCCGACGAAGAACACGTCCTGCTGCTGACCCTGCACCACATCGTTTCCGACGGCTGGTCGATGAACGTGCTGATCGACGAATTCATCCGCTGCTACGACGCCTTCGAGGCCGGCACGCAACCGCAACTCGCGGCGTTGCCGATCCAGTACAGCGACTACGCCTTGTGGCAGCGCCGCTGGCTGGAGGCGGGCGAACAGGCGCTCCAGCTCGATTACTGGCAGGCGCAACTGGGCGACGAGCACCCGGTGCTGGAACTGCCCACCGATCACCCGCGCCCGGCGATGCCTAGCTATCGCGGCACCCGTTACGAATTCGCGGTGGATGCGCAACTGGCCGAGCAACTGCGGGCCACGGCGCAGAAACACAACATCACCCTGTTCATGCTGTTGCTCGGCGCCTTCAATGCGCTGCTGCATCGCTACACCGGGCAGACCGACATCCGCGTCGGCGTGCCGATTGCCAACCGCAACCGCGCCGAAATCGAAGGCTTGATCGGCTTCTTCGTCAACACCCAGGTGTTGCGCACGAAGCTCGACGGCCAGACCCGCGTCGACGAGTTGCTGCGCGCCATCAAGGAAACCGCCCTCGGTGCCCAGGCCCATCAGGATTTGCCGTTCGAGCGTCTGGTCGAAGCGCTGAAACTGGAACGCAGCCTCAGCCACACGCCGCTGTTCCAGGTGATGTACAACCACCAGCCGCAGGTCGCGGACATTTCCACGGTCAGCACGGCGTCCGGCCTGGCGCTGGGCGTGATTGAGTGGGAAGGGCGCACCACGCAGTTCGACCTGACCCTCGATACTTACGAAAAAGGTGGCAAGCTGCACGCCGCGCTGACCTACGCTAACGACCTGTTCGACGCCGCGACCATCGCGCGGATGGCGCAGCACTGGACGCATCTGTTGCAGGGCATGGTCAGCGATTCGCAGCAGCGCATCAGCGATTTGCCGCTGCTGGAAAGCGGCGAGTACCAGCGCATCGTGCATGACTGGAATCGCGCCGACGAAAGCTTCCCGCAGGACCTGTGCATTCATCAACTGATCAGCCAGCAAGTCACGGCTAGCCCGGACGCGTTGGCGGTGACTTTTGCCACCCAGCAACTGACCTACGCCGAACTCGACGGTCAGGCTAATCGCCTGGCCCACAAGTTGATCGAGCTGGGTGTCGGTGCGGAAGTCCGGGTCGGCGTGGCCATGCAGCGCTCCGACAACTTGCTGGTCGCATTGCTCGCCGTGCTCAAGGCCGGTGGCGCCTACGTGCCGCTGGACCCGGATTATCCGGCCGAACGCGTTGCCTACATGCTCGAAGACAGCCGCGCCCTGGTGCTGCTGACCGAGCAATCGGTCGCCGCGACCTTGACCGTGGCAGCCGAAACGCAAGTGCTGCTCATGGACGACATGACGTGGGCCGCTTACCCAACCAGCGCGCCGGTCACCCGCGTCGCGCCGGACAATCTGGCCTACGTGATCTACACCTCCGGTTCGACCGGCAAACCCAAAGGCGTGGCCATCGCCCATCGCAACGTGCTGGCGCTGATCGACTGGTCGAAATCGGTCTACAGCCGCGAAGACATCCAGGGTGTGCTGGCCTCGACCTCGGTGTGCTTCGACCTGTCGGTGTGGGAGTTGTTTGTGACCCTGGCCAACGGCGGCTCGGTGATCATCGCCCGCAATGCCCTGGAATTGCCGCAACTACCGGCCCGGGATCAGGTGCGCCTGATCAACACCGTGCCGTCGGCAATCGCTGCCTTGCAGCGCGACGGGCAGATCCCGCCGAGCGTGCGCATCATCAACCTGGCCGGCGAGCCGCTGAAGCAAAGCCTTGTGGAGGCGCTGTATCAGCAACCGACCGTCGAGCACGTCTACGATTTGTATGGGCCGTCGGAAGACACCACCTATTCCACCTGGACTCGCCGTGAGGCCGGTGGCCGCGCGAACATCGGCCGACCGCTCAAGCACACCGCCAGCTATGTGCTGGATGCCGACCTGCAACCGGTGCCCCAAGGCGTGTCCGCCGAGCTGTACCTGTCGGGCGCAGGCATCACCCGCGGTTACCTTGCACGCCCGGGCATGACCGCCGAGAAGTACGTGCCGAACCCTTTCGCCAGCAACGGCGAACGCCTGTACCGCACCGGCGACCTGACCCGTTATCAGGCCGACGGCTCGCTGCAATACGTCGGGCGCATCGACCATCAGGTCAAGGTCCGTGGCTTCCGTATCGAGCTGGGTGAAATCGAAGCGCGGCTGTTGCAGCAAGCGCCCGTGCGCGAATTGGCGGTGTTGGCGCAGGACGGCGTCAACGGGCAGCAACTGGTGGCGTACATCGTGCCGAGCGATCCGGCGTTGATGGACGACGCCGATGCGCAAGCGACTCTGCGTGAATCCCTGAAAGCCGCACTGCGTCAGCATCTGCCGGACTACATGGTCCCTGCGTTCCTGCTGTTCCTCGCGCAGTTGCCACTGACCCCCAACGGCAAACTCGACCGCAAGGCCTTGCCGGCAATCGATGGCTCGCAACAACAGCGCGAACACGTCGCGCCGCGCACGGCGATGGAAAAAGCCCTCGCCGCGATCTGGCAGGATGTGCTGGCCATCGACAACGTCGGTCTGGAAGACAACTTCTTCGAACTGGGCGGCGACTCCATCGTCTCGATGCAAGTGGTCAGCCGCGCGCGTCAGGCCGGGATCGTGTTGAGCCCCAAGGATTTGTTCCAGCACCAGACCATCCGCAGCCTGGCCCAGGCGGCTCGCAGCGGCGAGCAATCGTTGATCGATCAAGGCCCGGCGGTGGGCGCGGTGGCGCTGGCGTCGGTGCAACAGTGGTTCTTTGAGCAAGTCATCCCCGAGCGTCAGCACTGGAACCAGTCGTTGCTGCTGGTGCCGCGCGAGGCGTTGAACGTCGAAGCGCTGGATCGCGCGTTAGAGCAATTGCTGACCCATCACGACAGCCTGCGCCTGCGTTATGAACAGACTGCCGAAGGTTGGCAGCAAGCCTATGCCGCGCCGACCACCGAGTCGGTCTTGTGGCAGCGTCAGGTGCAATCGGTCGAAGAACTCAACGCCCTGTGCGACGAAGCCCAGCGCAGTCTCGATTTGCAAAATGGCCCGCTGATGCGTGCGCTGCTGGTGACGATGGCCGACGCAACTCAGCGTTTGCTGCTGGTCATTCATCACTTGGCGGTGGACGGTGTTTCCTGGCGCGTGCTGCTGGAAGATCTTCAGCAGTTCTACAGCGGCGGTAATGTGTCGCTGGCGAAAACCAGCACCTATCAGCGCTGGGTCGCTCGCTTGCAGGATCATCTGCCAGTCTTTGAAAACAGCCTCGGACACTGGCAGACCCAACTGAAAAACGCGCCGAGCGATCTGCCATGCGACCGCCCGAACGGCGCGCTGCAAAACCGCTTCGAGCACAAACTCGAGATCAAACTCGACGCCGAACAAACCCGCAAACTGCTGCAACACGCCCCAGCGGCATATCGCACCCAGGTCAACGACTTGCTGCTGACCGCGCTGGCACGGGCGGTGTGCCGCTGGAGCGGGCAGGGCAGCACGCTGATTCAGCTCGAAGGCCATGGCCGCGAAGACCTGTTCGACGACATCGACCTGACCCGCACCGTCGGCTGGTTCACCAGCCTGTTCCCGGTCAATCTGATGCCATCGAGTGAGCTCGGCGCGTCGATCAAAACCATCAAGGAACAACTGCGCGCGGTGCCGGACAAAGGCCTCGGTTACGGCGCGCTGCGTTACCTCGGCTCCCCGGCGATCCGCGCCGAACTGGCTGCGTTGCCGCAACCGCGCATCACCTTCAACTATCTGGGGCAGTTCGACCGTCAGTTCGACGACGCGGCGATGTTTGTGCCGTCCACCGAAGGCAATGGCGTGGCGCAGGACCCATCGGCGCCGTTGGGCAACTGGCTGACGGTCGAAGGCCAGGTCTATGGCGGTGAGTTGTCGCTGAGCTGGGGCTTCAGCCGTGAGATGTTTGATGCCGCGACCATTCAGCGTGTGGCTGATGATTACGCGCAAGAACTCAATGCGCTGATCGAGCATTGCTGCGCGGTTGAGGCAACCCAAGCGACGCCGTCGGACTTCCCGCTGGCGCGCATCAGTCAGACGCAACTCGACGAATTGCCAGTCGCGACGCTTGAAGACTTATATCCACTGTCGCCGATGCAGCAGGGCATGCTGTTCCACACCCTCTACGAACCCGAGGTCGGCGCCTACATCAGTCAGTTGCGCCTGGACATTCAGGGCCTCGATCCGCAGCGATTCACTCAGGCTTGGCAAACCGCGCTGGAGCGTCATGACATTCTGCGCAGCAGCTTTCACTGGCTGGGCCTCGACACCGCGCACCAGGCGATTGTCCGCAACGTCGCGTTGCCGCTTGAAGTGCTTGAAGCAACCGACACCGATGCGCTGGCCGACGCCGAGCGCGCCGAAGGTTTTGAACTGGGCACCGCGCCGCTGTTCCGCTTGAAGCTTGTCCGCACGGGCGCCAATGACTGGCACCTGATCTACACCAGCCACCACATTTTGATGGACGGCTGGAGCAACGCGCAGTTGCTCGCCGAAGTCATCCAGCACTACGCCGCCGGGCCATCGCTGCCGGTACCGACCGGGCAATACCGCGATTATCTGGGCTGGTTACAGCAGCAATCGGCCGCCGCGGGTGAGCAGTTCTGGAAAGCTGCACTGGCACCGCTCGAAGCGCCGACCTTGCTGGCCGAAGCTTTGCGCCCGCCGGTTAGTGTCGAAGGCAGTGAGGAATGCCGCGTAGCACTCGACAGCCGCGCGACACAGCGTCTGGCCGAGTTCGCCCGTCAGCAGAAAGTCACCCTCAACACCGTGCTGCAAGCGGCGTGGAGCCTGTTGCTGCATCGCTACACCGGCCAGGATTGCGTGGTGTTTGGCGCCACCGTGGCCGGGCGTTCGGCGCCGCTGCCAGGCATCGAACAGCAGCTCGGCTTGTTCATCAACACACTGCCGCTGGTCTGCGCGATCAAGCCGGATCAAACCGTCAGCCAATGGCTCGGCGAGCTGCAAGGGCTGAACCTGGCCATGCGCGAATTCGAGCATGTGCCGCTTTACGACATTCAGGGGTGGGCGGGGCAGCAGGGCTCGGCGCTGTTCGACAGCCTGCTGGTGTTCGAGAACTTCCCGGTGGCCGAAGCGTTGAAACAGGGCGCGCCGGCCGGGTTGTCGTTCGGCAACCTGCACAATCACGAGCGCACGCATTACCCGCTGACCCTGGGCATCGAACTGGGCGAAGGCTTGAGCCTGGACTTCAGCTACGACGCGGCGCGGTTCAGTGCGGCTCAGGTCGCTGAGTTGTCGGCCAATTTGCAGCATCTGTTGGCGCAATTGGTTTCGCAGCCGGACGCTGCACTGGGCGCGCTGGAACTGCTCGATCTCGACGGCAAAAACGCGCTGCTCGCGATCAGCCAACCGCCGCCGATCGGGTTATCCACAACACTTCTGGTCCACGAGCAAATCGCCGCTCAGGCCGCCGCGACCCCGGACGCTCTGGCGTTGCAGGTTGACGGCCAGCCCCTGAGCTACGCGCAATTGAACACCCAGGCCAACCGTCTGGCCCATCGTCTGATTGAAAACGGTGCCGGTCCGGGCAAACGCGTCGGTCTGGCGCTGCACCGTGGTCCGCAATTGATTGTCAGCCTGTTGGCTGTGCTGAAAAGTGGCGCTGCGTACGTGCCGCTCGATCCGAAATACCCGAACGAACGCCTGGCCTACATGATCGGCGACAGCCGTCTCGACGTGCTGCTGTGCGAATCCGGCCTGCTGGAAGATGTACGAGGCGTGCCACGTCTGACCCTCGACGACAACGCCGGCTACCCGGAAAGCGATCCGCACAACCACGCGGTTGCTGAAGACCTGGCCTACATCATCTACACCTCCGGCTCCACCGGCCAACCCAAAGGCGTGGCCATCGCCCACGCCGCGTTGCGCGAGTTCTGCCAGGGCGCCGCCGACTATTCGCTGCTGTCGGCGTCGGACCGCGTGTTGCAGTTCGCGACCTTCAGCTTCGACGGGTTCGTCGAGCAATGCTTCCCGGCGCTGTGCGTCGGCGCGGCGTTGATCATGCGCGGTGATGAGGTGTGGGACGCCGGTCGTCTCGCCGCCGAAATCGTCCAGCACGGCGTGACCGTGGCGGACTTGCCGGCTGCTTACTGGCATTTGCTGGCCCGCGAATGCGCGAGCGACGTGGTCAGCAATCTCGGTGCTTTGCGCCAGGTCCACGTCGGCGGCGAAGCGATGTCGGTCGAAGGTCTGCGCTTTTGGCATCAGGCCGGATTAAGCCATGTGCGATTGCTCAACACCTACGGCCCGACCGAGGCGACCGTGGTGTCCAGCGTGCATGAATGCCGTCTCGAAGACGCCAGCGACGCGTTTGGCATTCCGATTGGTCGCGCCATCGCCGGTCGTGCGCTGTATGTGCTGGACGCGGCGGGTCAATTGTTGCCAAGCGGCGGCGTCGGCGAACTGTGCATCGGCGCGCCGGCCTGCCTCGCTCAAAGCTATTTCGACCGTCCAGCGCTGACCGCTGAACGTTTCCTGCCAGACCCGTTTGCCCGTGAGCCGGGCGCGCGTCTGTACCGCAGCGGCGATCTGGCGCGCTACAACGCTGAAGGACATCTGGAATACGTCGGCCGCATCGACCATCAAGTCAAGATCCGCGGTTTCCGCATTGAAATGGGTGAAATCGAAGCCTGCCTGCAAGCCCGTGAAGACGTGCGTGAAGCGGCGGTCATCGCTCAGGACGGTTCGCAACTGGTGGCGTACATCGTGGCCAACGGCACGGTGGCTTCGGAGACGGAGTATCTGGAAGGCCTCAAAGCCGTCTTGCGTCAATCGTTGCCGGAATACATGGTGCCGAATCACCTGATCCTGCTGGCGAAACTGCCGCTCAACAACAACGGCAAACTGGATCGTCGGGCCTTGCCGCGTGCCGAGGCTCGCGATGGCCTACGTGATTTCGTCGTCCCGGCCGAAGGGCTGGAAACGCAACTGGCGCTGATCTGGCAGGACGTGTTGCAGGTCGGGCAAGTCGGCCGCGACGACAACTTCTTCGAGTTGGGCGGGCACTCGTTGCTGGTGCTGCAAGTGATCTCTCGCGTGCGTCAGCAGTTGCAGCTCGAACTGTCGGTGAGCAGCCTGTTCTCCGCCGCGAACCTGGCGGAATTTGCAGGGCGGGCTGCACTGGCCAATTCCAGCGGGCAACCTTTGCTGCAACACGCTGCGGTCGATCAGCCGCCGATCCTCTCTTACGCTCAACAGCGCCAATGGATTCTCTGGCAGTTGGACCCGCAGAGCCCGGCCTACAACATCCCTGCCGCGCTGCACCTCAAGGGCCCGCTGAACCGCGACGCCTTGCGTGAAGCCTTCACACAGTTGCAGGTCCGTCACCAGACCCTGCGCACCACCTTCGAACAGGATGGCCTGCAGGCGCGTCCGGTGCTGCATGACACTCTGACGCTGCAACTGGAACAGCGCACGCTCGATCAGTCGTCGGTCGATGCCGCCGTGGCCGAAGAAATCGCCCGTCCATTCGACTTGCGCAACGGTCCGCTGTGGCGCGTGTTGCTGCTGCAAGTGAACACCGACGAACACGTCCTGGTGCTGACCGTGCACCACATCGCCGCCGATGGCTGGTCGATGCAGGTCATGGTCGATGAGTTCAGTGCGTTGTATCAGGCGGCCGCTTGCGGTCGCGCCGCCGGTTTGGCTGACCTGCCGGTGAACTACAGCGACTACGCCCGTTGGCAGCGTGACTGGCTGGAAGCAGGCGAGGGCGCACGCCAACTGACCTGGTGGCGCGAGCAACTGGCGGGCAACCAAACGCCGCTTGAATTGCCGAGTGAACTGACCCGTCCAGCCCGTCGCACCGAGCGCGGTGCCAGCCTGATGCTCAACGTGGATCGCGACCTGCTCGCCGGTTTGCGTCAACGCGCCCAGGAACAGCAAGTGACCTTGTTCATGCTGTTACTGGCGAGTTTCCAGACCTTACTGCATCGCCAGAGCGGGCAGTCGAGCATCAGCGTAGGTGTGCCGAGCGCCGGTCGTTCGCGTCTCGAAACGGAGGGCCTGATCGGCTTCTTCATCAACACCCAAGTGCTGCGAGCCGAGATCGACGGGCAGCAGCCATTCAGCACCTTGCTGCAACAGGTCAAGCAAACTGCATTGGGGGCTCAGGCGCATCAGGACTTGCCGTTCGAGCAGTTGGTCGACGCCTTGCAACCGGATCGCAGCCTCAATCACAGCCCATTGTTCCAGGTGCTCTACAACCATCAGCAGCAGTTGGGTGCCAGCGTTGAGCGCACGGTTGCTGACTTGAACGTCGAACGTCTGCACTGGCAGCAACACACCACACAATTCGATCTGGTGCTGGACACTCAGGAGCAGGGCGAAGCACTCGATGCCAGCCTGACTTACGCCACGGACCTTTACGACGAGGCATCGATGCAGCGCCTCGCCGAGCAGTGGTTGAGCCTGCTGCGCGCGGTGGTCAGCGATCCGCAGCAACGGGTTGCCGAACTGCCACTGATTGACGGGTCGCAGCAAGAGGCCTTGGTGCAGCACTGGAACCCTGCGTTCCTGGCACAACCGACGTCGCCGACCTTGCACCAGTTGTTCGAAGCGCAAGCCGCACAACGGCCGAACGCCATCGCACTGACTTACGAAGGCGAGCAACTGACCTACGCCGCGCTCAACGCCCAGGCCAACCGACTGGCGCGCACACTGCGCGAGCTGGGTGTCGGCCCCGAAGTGCGCGTCGGCATCGCCACCGAGCGGGCCATGCCGCTGGTGATCGGCTTGCTGGCGATTCTCAAGGCCGGCGGCGCCTACGTGCCGCTCGATCCGCAATACCCGGCCGAGCGCCTGAGCTACATGATCGAAGACAGCGGCATCACGCTGTTGCTGACTCAGCAACACTTGATCGACGGTCTGCCGGTTCTCGACGGTCTGCAGGTGCTGAGTCTGGAATCGTTGCAACTGGACGCGTTCAGCGACGATAACCTGTCGGCACTGGCGACGCCGGATAACCTCGCCTACGTGATCTACACCTCCGGCTCCACCGGTCGGCCGAAGGGCGCATTGCTCAGCCATGGCAACGTCGGGCGTCTGCTCACGGCCACCGCTGGCGAGTTCAACTTCGGCCCGGACGATGTCTGGACGCTGTTCCATTCCTACGCGTTCGATTTCTCGGTGTGGGAGCTGTTCGGTTCGCTGTGCACCGGCGGGCGTCTGGTGATCGTGCCGTATTACATCAGCCGAGAGCCGCAAGAGTTCCATCGCTTGCTCTGTGATGAAGGCGTGACGGTGTTAAACCAGACCCCGACCGCGTTCCGCCAATTGCTGCCGATTGCCTGCGCCAGCCCACGAAGCATGGCGCTGCGTCAGGTGATTTTCGGCGGCGAAGCCCTCGAAGTCGCAAGCCTGCGTCCCTGGTTCGAACGCTTCGGCGACCAACAGCCAACCCTGGTCAACATGTACGGCATCACCGAAACCACGGTGCACGTGACCTATCGCGCCATCCGCCTCGCCGACCTCGACGCCAAGGCCCAGAGCCCGATCGGCCTGCCGATCCGCGACCTGCGCTGGTACTTGCTCGACAGCCAGTTGCAACCTGTGCCGGTGGGTGTGGCGGGCGAGCTGTACATCGCTGGCGCCGGTCTGGCGCGGGGTTATCACGGCCGTTTCGGCCTGACCGCTGAGCGTTTTGTGCCGAGCCCGTTCGAGGCCTCGCAGCGGCTCTATCGCAGCGGCGACCTGGCGCGTCAGCGTGCCGACGGCAGCATCGATTACCTCGGCCGCATCGACCAGCAAGTGAAGGTCCGTGGCTTCCGTATCGAACTGGGTGAAATCGAAGCCGCGTTGCTGGCTCAACCGGGCGTGCGCCAAGCGGTGTTGAGTGTGCATGCAGGCGAAAGCGGGCCGCAACTTTGCGCCTACGTCGTAGCCGAGCAGACCCCGACTGCCCCGATCGCTTGGCGCGACAACCTGCGCGCCGCGCTCAAGGTCGATCTGCCGGATTACATGGTGCCGAGCCACTGGCTACTGCTCGATGCCTTGCCACTGACGGGCAACGGCAAGCTCGACCGCAAGGCCTTGCCAGTGCCTGACGCTCAGGAATGGCAACGTCCATTCGAAGCCCCTGAGGGCGACCTCGAACAGCAACTGGCCGCGATCTGGGCCGACGTGCTGGGCGTGGCGCAGATCGGCCGACGCGACAACTTCTTTGAATTGGGCGGGCATTCGCTGCTCGCCGCCCAGGCCAGCGCCCGCGTGGAACTGGAACTGGGCATCGAGCTGCCGCTGCGCGCGCTGTTCGAGTCCACCGACCTTCAGGCTTATGCCGCCATGGCCGGGCAACACGCCCCGGCTGACAACGATGCACGTCTTGATGCGCTTGAGTCGCTTCTCGACGAGATGGAGATCAACTGA